The Macrobrachium nipponense isolate FS-2020 chromosome 1, ASM1510439v2, whole genome shotgun sequence genome includes a window with the following:
- the LOC135218756 gene encoding zinc finger protein 239-like, with protein sequence MSSLVALSDISTKTFSVTHSKGVALMIPANYFHNNTKHDWSLWDPLYQREQCHEIHVNEASRYSQLQRCFDASQEAIWKGDVCNTVGKQMTVREISIGDGEYHGYQLYDSPLSSDAGSFIENSELKVESNSKINGSKTETISESEGQTVRKEASTSSASPFLAKNIHDGLLCCTNGFFAFTNGLFSEFEGNCSCTTRSLVDWQTRVSWTNPVLRHHVKVNEATYRSPFRCEDTKRLTPFSISRLLPVDGVHYLDRYKPPRLLSKTNYSESHVKESAVNETNPVAKYSEVNALHVFCLHTGCGRTFYRNEELARHTRIHTGQKPFLCQLCGRGFVRRDHLAKHQRTHLPAHAKRTYCCPLPACVHSYTRSDALTRHMWTAHQIRARQPSRPRTRSLISQKPKNLLPKSEAALGVKMDSASAGPALVSLPQKTRRRGEDYAVDGLCCEETATEAPLNLSSSLRRLTETHLSINYGLSETRLPAPTLELVTSRNTAFRVIKNSRRRLC encoded by the exons atgagCAGTTTAGTTGCATTGTCAGATATAAGTACGAAAACGTTTTCAGTGACACACAGCAAAGGAGTCGCACTTATGATACCCGCAAATTATTTCCATAATAATACTAAACATGACTGGTCTCTCTGGGACCCTTTATATCAACGGGAGCAATGCCATGAAATTCACGTAAACGAGGCGTCACGGTATTCTCAGTTGCAAAGATGTTTCGACGCCTCTCAAGAAGCCATTTGGAAGGGCGACGTTTGCAACACCGTCGGAAAACAAATGACTGTGCGAGAGATTTCGATCGGCGACGGAGAGTACCACGGGTATCAGTTGTATGACAGCCCGCTGTCGAGTGACGCAGGGAGTTTCATCGAAAATTCGGAACTGAAAGTCGAAAGTAACTCGAAAATAAACGGCAGCAAAACCGAGACGATTTCAGAATCAGAGGGACAGACTGTTCGAAAGGAAGCGTCTACGAGCTCAGCCTCTCCATTTTTGGCAAAAAACATTCACGACGGCCTCCTGTGCTGCACGAACGGCTTTTTCGCGTTTACGAACGGACTCTTCAGCGAGTTCGAAGGCAACTGTTCCTGTACGACGCGCTCGCTCGTCGATTGGCAGACCCGAGTTTCGTGGACAAACCCCGTCTTAAGGCACCACGTCAAAGTCAACGAAGCGACTTATCGAAGTCCTTTCCGATGTGAAGACACTAAACGATTAACTCCATTTAGCATCTCGCGTCTGTTACCGGTAGATGGTGTTCATTACTTGGATAGGTACAAGCCTCCCAGATTACTGAGTAAAACCAATTACAGTGAGAGTCACGTCAAGGAGTCTGCAGTTAATGAAACCAATCCCGTTGCGAAATACTCTGAAGTAAATGCCTTGCATG tattttgtttgcatACGGGTTGCGGAAGAACGTTTTATAGAAACGAGGAACTGGCGAGACACACCAGAATTCATACCGGACAAAAACCTTTTCTTTGTCAG CTCTGTGGCCGCGGTTTCGTAAGGCGAGACCACTTAGCCAAGCATCAGAGAACCCACTTACCAGCGCATGCTAAACGAACTTATTGTTGTCCTCTACCTGCGTGTGTTCACAG TTACACTCGATCCGACGCCTTAACACGCCACATGTGGACAGCACATCAAATCAGGGCCCGCCAGCCTTCTCGTCCCCGAACCAGAAGCTTGATCTCACAGAAACCGAAGAATTTACTGCCGAAATCAGAGGCTGCTTTAGGGGTCAAGATGGACAGCGCTTCAGCCGGACCTGCTCTTGTTTCGTTGCCGCAAAAAACTAGAAGAAGAGGCGAAGATTACGCTGTCGATGGGTTATGTTGTGAGGAGACCGCTACTGAGGCACCTTTGAATTTATCCTCTTCCCTGAGGCGACTGACAGAGACCCATTTGTCTATAAACTATGGCCTCAGTGAGACACGGCTACCTGCACCTACTCTTGAGTTGGTCACAAGCAGAAATACAGCGTTTAGAGTAATTAAGAATTCAAGAAGGCGGTTGTGCTAA